One genomic window of Pungitius pungitius chromosome 11, fPunPun2.1, whole genome shotgun sequence includes the following:
- the ubr5 gene encoding E3 ubiquitin-protein ligase UBR5 isoform X1 translates to MTSIHFVVHPLPGTEDQLNDRLREVSEKLNKYSYNSHPHLSLLEQATLKQCVVGPNHAGFLLEDGRVCRISFAVQPDRLELSKPDGGDVSKLSSGSGTGRSSRPGRTSDPPWFLSGSDTLGRLAGNTLGSRWSSGVNGGSGGGGSGGGAGGGGAGGGSSSGGGGSGGTGGGGGGGGTSGRSSTAARDSRRQTRVIRTGRDRGSGLLGSQPQPVIPASVIPEELITQAQVVLQGKSRSVIIRELQRTNLDVNLAVNNLLSRDDEDGDDGDDTASESYLPGEDLMSLLDADIHSAHPSVIIDADAMFSEEISYFGYPSFRRSSLSRLGSSRVLLLPLERDSELLRERESVLRLRERRWLDGATFDAERGSTSREGEPSLDKKNIPVQSPVSLGEELQWWPDKDGVKFVSIGAMFSELVAVSSKGELYQWKWSDPEPYRNAQSSSVHHPRVSFLGLANEKITLLSANSIRATVATETNKVATWVDDTLSTVASKLEHSAQAFPELQGERMVSLHCCALYTCAQLESSLYWWCSGSVHQSHTQNNRGVVPFSQRKKMLEKARAKNKKPKSSAGISSIPNITVGTQVCLRNNPLYHAGAVAFSVNAGIPKVGVLLESVWNMNDSCRFQLRSPESLKNMEKTTKTQEIKTETKPELVKTEMGPPPSPASTCSDTSSIASSASLPYKRRRSTPAPKEEEKVNEEQWPLREVVFVEDVKNVPVGKVLKVDGAYVAVKFPGTSSSMNNQTTAAPTDSDPSSLLQDCRLLRIDELQVVKTGGTPKVPDCFQRTPKKLCIPEKAEILAVNVDSKGVHAVLKTGNWVRYCIFDLATGKAEQENNFPTSNLAFLGQSERNVAIFTAGQESPIILRDGNGTIYPMAKDCMGGIRDPDWLDLPPINSLGMGVHSLANLPSNSTIKKKAAIIIMAVEKQTLMQHVLRCDYEACRLYLVNLEQAFLLDQGGQTLRALLDHRCDGNRNILHAAVSVCFPVSNKETKEEEEAERSERNTFAERLSAVEAIANAISVVSSNSSGNRTGSSSSRGLRLREMMRRSLRAAGLGRHESGPSSSDHQDPVSPPIAPPSWVPDPPPMDPDGDIDFILAPAVGSLTTASTGTSQGPSTSTIPGPSTEPSVVESKDRKANAHLILKLMCDSVVLRPHLRELLSAKDARGMTPFMLAVSGRAYPAAITVLEAAQKMSKVGDPGIAEKEDADTVFTEMICPLGTNPDDSPLYVLCCNDTCSFTWTGAEHINQDIFECRTCGLLESLCCCTECARVCHKGHDCKLKRTSPTAYCDCWEKCKCKTLIAGQKAARLDLLYRLLTTTNLVTTPNSRGEHILLFLVQTVARQSVEHCQYRPPRIREDRNRKATNAEDSDMPDHDLEPPRFAQLALERVLQDWNALKSMIMFGSQENKDPLSASSRIAHLLPEEQVYLNQQSGTIRLDCFTHCLIVKCAPDITFIDTLLGTLVKELQNKYTPGRREEAVTVTRRFLRSVARVFVILSVEMASSKKKNNFIPQPIGKCRRVFQALHPYAVEELCNVAESLIVPVRMGIARPTAPFTLASTSIDAVQGSEELFSVEPLPPRPSPDQSSSSSQTAASYIIRNPQPRRSSQSQPTRGRDEEQDDIVSADVEEVVEVVEGVAGEEDHHDDQEEQGEENAEAEGQHDEHDEDGSDMELDLLAAAETESDSESNHSNQDNASGRRSVVTAATAGSEAGSRVSLAFPIFGASSVPAFFSEDDSQSNDSSDSDSSSSQSDDVDQETFLLDEPLERTTTASHANSAAQAPRSMQWAVRNTPSQRATGSAPSSTSTPAASSTGLIYIDPTNLRRSSAISSSAAAAAAALEASNSSSYLTSASSLARAYSIVIRQISDLMSLIPKYNQQVYTQYPAAVKLTYQDAVNLQNYVEEKLIPTWNWMVSIMDSTEAQLRYGSALSSAGDPGHPSHPLHASQHSARRERITAREEASLRTLEGRRRAATLLTARQGMMSARGDFLNYALSLMRSHNDEHSDVLPVLDVCSLKHVAYVFQALIYWIKAMNQQTTLDTPQMDRKRNREILELGLDNEDSEHENDDDTNQSSTLQDKDEDPVPAETGQNHPFFRRSDSMTFLGCIPPNPFDVPLAEAIPLADQPHLLQPNARKEDLFGRPSQGLYSSSYMATKGLADSSMDRNCLEVNMGSSLPSPSQILPTKMSYSANLKNVMSMETGQRSTGNDSLAEQALEASKPGPSPHDLAAQLKSSLLAEIGLTESDGPPLSTFRPHCSFMGMMISHDMLLGRWRLSLELFGRVFMEDVGAEPGSILTELGGFEVKESKFRREMEKLRNLQSRDLALEVDRDRDQLIQQTMRQLNTHFGRRCATTPMAVHRVKVTFKDEPGEGSGVARSFYTAIALALLSNDKLPNLDCVQSVSKGMQASSTCHHDYNSNLMQRLRNRDRERERRSGGLRAGSRRDRDRDSRRQLSIDTRPFRPSSEGNPSDEPDPLPAHRQALGERLYPRVHAMQPAFASKITGMLLELSPAQLLLLLASEDSLRARVEEAMELLIAHGRENGADSILDLGLLEAPEKAQQQENRKRHGSTRSVVDMELDDPDDGDDNAPLFYQPGKRGFYSPRPGKNTEARLNCFRNIGRILGLCLLQNELCPITLNRHVIKVLLGRKVNWHDFAFFDPVMYESLRQLIRHSQAGEADAVFAAMDLAFAIDLCKEEGAGQVELLSGGVNMPVTPLNVYEYVRKYAEHRMLVVAEQPLHAMRKGLLDVLPKNALEDLTAEDFRLLVNGCGEVNVQMLISFTSFNDESGENADKLLQFKRWFWSIVEKMSMTERQDLVYFWTSSPSLPASEEGFQPMPSITIRPPDDQHLPTANTCISRLYVPLYSSKQILKQKLLLAIKTKNFGFV, encoded by the exons GCTCCGCGAGGTCTCGGAGAAACTCAACAAGTACAGCTATAACAG TCATCCGCACCTTAGTCTGCTGGAGCAGGCCACCCTAAAACAGTGTGTTGTTGGTCCAAACCATGCCGGATTTCTCCTTGAG GATGGACGCGTGTGCAGAATCAGCTTCGCTGTCCAGCCCGACCGCCTGGAGCTCAGCAAACCGGATGGCGGcgatgt TTCAAAGTTGAGCAGTGGTTCAGGGACAGGAAGGAGCTCCAGGCCAGGCAGGACTAGTGATCCGCCCTGGTTCCTGTCTGGCTCTGACACACTGGGCAGACTGGCAGGCAACACCCTGGG GAGTCGCTGGAGCTCTGGTGTGAAcggaggcagcggaggaggcgGAAGTGGAGGTGGAGCTGGGGGAGGCGGAGCCGGGGGTGGCAGTAGTAGTGGTGGTGGCGGCAGTGGCGGCACTGGtggtggaggcggaggcggtGGCACGTCGGGGAGGTCGTCGACGGCAGCGCGTGATTCCCGCAGACAGACCAGGGTGATCCGTACAGGAAGGGACCGTGGTTCGGGCCTGCTGGGTAGTCAGCCTCAACCGGTCATACCAGCTTCGGTCATCCCTGAAGAACTTATCACTCAG GCCCAGGTAGTCCTTCAGGGCAAGTCCAGAAGTGTGATCATTAGGGAACTCCAGCGGACCAACCTTGATGTCAACCTCGCCGTCAACAACCTGCTGAGCCGGGATGATGAAGACGGAGATGATGGAGACGACACAGCCAGCGAGTCCTATCTGCCTGGAG AGGATCTGATGTCCTTGTTGGATGCAGACATTCACTCCGCCCACCCcagtgtgattattgatgctGATGCAATGTTCTCTGAGGAAATCAGCTACTTTGGCTACCCCTCTTTTAGACGCTCCTCGCTGTCACGCCTGGGATCCTCCAGAG TTCTCCTTCTTCCCTTAGAGCGCGACTCTGAGCTGTTGCGCGAGCGCGAGTCCGTGTTGAGGTTGCGCGAGCGCCGGTGGCTGGATGGGGCCACGTTCGACGCGGAGCGAGGCTCCACCAGCCGCGAGGGCGAGCCCAGCTTGGACAAGAAGAACATTCCGGTCCAGAGCCCTGTCTCCTTGGGAGAGGAGCTCCAGTGGTGGCCTGACAAG GATGGTGTGAAGTTTGTGAGCATCGGTGCCATGTTTTCAGAGTTGGTGGCTGTCAGTTCCAAAGGAGAGCTGTATCAGTGGAAGTGGAGCGACCCTGAACCCTACAGGAATGCTCAG AGTTCTTCCGTTCACCACCCGCGGGTGTCTTTCCTGGGCTTGGCCAATGAGAAGATCACCCTATTGTCTGCCAATAGCATCAGAGCCACTGTAGCCACAGAAACCAACAAG gtggCAACCTGGGTGGACGACACACTGAGCACAGTGGCTTCTAAGCTGGAGCACAGTGCTCAGGCATTCCCTGAGCTGCAGGGGGAACGTATGGTGTCGCTGCACTGCTGCGCGCTCTACACATGTGCTCAGTTGGAGAGTAGCCTCTACTGGTG GTGTAGCGGGAGTGTTCATCAAAGTCACACGCAAAACAATAG GGGTGTTGTGCCTTTTAGTCAACGGAAGAAGATGCTTGAAAAGGCCAGAGCCAAGAACAAAAAGCCTAAGTCCAGCGCTGGCATCTCCTCGATACCAAACATCACCGTGGGAACACAG GTGTGCTTGAGGAATAACCCCCTCTACCACGCCGGCGCCGTGGCCTTCTCTGTCAATGCTGGGATTCCCAAAGTGGGCGTCCTGTTGGAGTCCGTCTGGAACATGAACGACAGTTGCCGGTTCCAGCTGCGCTCACCAGAGAGCCTCAAGAACATGGAGAAGACCACGAAGACCCAGGAAATCAA GACGGAGACCAAGCCAGAGCTGGTGAAGACTGAGATgggtcctcctccctccccggcATCTACCTGCAGTGATACCTCCTCCATAGCTAGCAGTGCCTCGCTGCCCTACA AGCGAAGGCGTTCCACCCCAGCTcccaaagaggaggagaaggtgaacGAGGAGCAGTGGCCGCTCAGAGAGGTGGTGTTTGTGGAGGACGTTAAAAATGTTCCTGTGGGAAAG GTACTTAAAGTGGATGGCGCGTATGTAGCTGTGAAGTTTCCAGGGACATCCAGTAGCATGAATAACCAGACCACTGCTGCTCCCACCGACTCTGACCCATCATCCCTGTTGCAGGACTGCAGGCTCTTGAGAATAGATGAGCTACAG gTGGTCAAAACTGGTGGGACTCCTAAAGTTCCCGATTGTTTTCAGCGCACACCTAAAAAGCTTTGTATCCCAGAAAAAGCTGAGATTCTGGCTGTGAATGTTGACTCCAAAG GAGTTCACGCAGTGCTAAAAACCGGTAACTGGGTGAGGTACTGTATCTTTGACCTGGCCACAGGCAAAGCCGAACAGGAGAATAATTTCCCCACCAGCAACTTGGCCTTCCTGGGCCAGAGTGAGCGCAATGTTGCCATTTTTACTGCAGGACAG GAATCTCCCATCATCCTTCGAGATGGAAACGGTACAATCTACCCTATGGCTAAAGATTGCATGGGTGGAATTCGAGATCCTGATTGGTTGGACCTGCCTCCTATAAACAGCCTGGGAATGGGAGTGCACTCTCTTGCCAACCTCCCCTCTAACTctacaattaaaaagaaagctgctattattattatggctGTCGAG AAACAGACTCTGATGCAGCACGTTCTGCGTTGTGACTACGAGGCGTGCCGGCTGTACCTGGTGAACCTTGAGCAGGCTTTCCTGTTGGATCAGGGCGGCCAGACCCTCCGAGCCCTTTTGGATCATCGCTGCGATGGGAACCGCAACATCCTTCACGCGGCCGTCTCTGTGTGCTTCCCTGTTAGCAACAAGGAGaccaaagaggaggaag AAGCTGAAAGGTCGGAGAGAAACACATTTGCAGAGCGTCTATCTGCTGTGGAGGCAATTGCCAACGCCATCTCCGTGGTCTCAAGCAACAGTTCTGGGAATCGGACGGGCTCTTCCAGCAGCAGAGG ACTTCGGCTGAGGGAGATGATGCGGAGGTCTCTGAGAGCTGCAGGTCTCGGTCGTCACGAGTCCGGCCCGTCATCCAGCGACCACCAAGACCCCGTTTCTCCGCCCATTGCCCCACCAAGTTGGGTCCCTGACCCTCCACCCATGGATCCTG ACGGTGACATTGACTTCATTCTAGCCCCAGCTGTGGGTTCACTCACCACCGCCTCCACTGGGACGAGCCAGGGACCCAGCACCTCCACCATCCCAG GGCCGTCCACCGAGCCATCAGTGGTTGAATCTAAAGACAGGAAGGCCAATGCCCACCTGATCCTGAAGCTGATGTGTGACAGTGTTGTTCTGAGGCCACACCTACGGGAGCTACTCTCTGCAAA GGATGCCCGTGGAATGACCCCCTTCATGCTGGCAGTCAGCGGAAGAGCTTACCCGGCAGCCATCACTGTACTGGAGGCTGCTCAGAAAATGTCCAAGG TGGGTGACCCGGGCATTGCAGAGAAGGAAGATGCAGATACTGTGTTCACGGAAATGATTTGCCCCTTGGGTACCAACCCTGATGATTCGCCCCTCTATGTTCTCTGCTGCAACGACACCTGCAGTTTCACTTGGACCGGAGCTGAGCACATTAACCAG GACATCTTTGAGTGCCGGACCTGCGGTCTGCTCGAgtccctctgctgctgcactgAGTGTGCAAGGGTGTGTCACAAAGGACATGACTGCAA GCTGAAGAGGACCTCTCCCACAGCATACTGTGACTGTTGggagaaatgtaaatgtaagacGCTGATCGCCGGCCAGAAGGCCGCCCGTCTGGATCTGCTGTACAGGTTACTCACAACCACCAACCTCGTCACAACACCCAACAGCAG GGGAGAGCATATATTGTTGTTCCTGGTGCAGACTGTTGCCAGGCAGAGTGTTGAGCACTGTCAGTACAGACCACCACGCATCAGAGAGGACAGGAATCGCAAGGCTACAAACGCAGAGG aCTCTGACATGCCAGACCACGATCTAGAACCTCCTCGCTTTGCTCAGCTGGCTCTGGAGAGGGTCCTGCAGGACTGGAATGCACTGAAGTCTATGATCATGTTTGGCTCCCAGGAGAATAAAGACCC ACTTAGTGCCAGCAGCAGAATTGCCCACCTCCTGCCTGAAGAGCAGGTCTACCTGAACCAGCAGAGTGGCACCATTCGCCTGGACTGTTTCACCCACTGCCTCATTGTCAAGTGTGCTCCTGACATCACT TTTATAGACACCTTGCTAGGTACACTAGTAAAGGAGCTGCAGAACAAGTACACTCCTGGCCGGAGAGAAGAGGCAGTCACTGTGACCAGGAGGTTCCTGCGCTCTGTCGCCCGGGTGTTTGTCATCCTCAGCGTGGAGATGGCGTCATCCAAGAAGAAAAA cAACTTCATCCCTCAGCCTATTGGAAAATGTCGGCGTGTTTTCCAAGCACTACATCCCTACGCTGTGGAGGAGCTGTGTAATGTAGCAGAGTCGCTGATTGTGCCTGTGCGAATGGGTATCGCGAGGCCGACTGCTCCGTTCACTTTGGCCAGCACCAGCATAGACGCCGTTCAGGGCAGCGAGGAGCTCTTCTCTGTGGAACCGCTGCCTCCAAGGCCTTCTCCTGACCAGTCCAGCAG CTCCAGTCAGACCGCTGCCTCTTATATCATCAGGAACCCCCAGCCTCGGCGCAGCAGCCAGTCTCAGCCTACCAGAGGAAGAGACGAAGAGCAGGATGACATTGTGTCAGCAGATGTGGAAGAGGTG gttgAAGTTGTAGAAGGAGTAGCCGGTGAGGAAGACCATCATGATGACCAAGAGGAACAGGGAGAGGAAAATGCAGAAGCAGAAGGCCAGCATGACGAGCACGACGAAGATG GAAGCGACATGGAGCTGGATCTTCTGGCAGCGGCTGAAACGGAGAGCGACAGCGAAAGCAACCACAGCAATCAAGATAATGCCAGCGGCCGCAGGAGTGTCGTCACGGCAGCCACAGCTGGCTCAGAAGCAG GCAGTAGGGTGTCCTTGGCATTTCCTATTTTTG GCGCCAGCAGTGTTCCGGCCTTCTTTTCAGAAGATGACTCCCAGTCCAATGACTCCAGCGACtcggacagcagcagcagtcagagCGACGACGTCGACCAGGAGACGTTCCTGTTGGATGAGCCGCTGGAAAGGACAACTACCGCCTCTCATGCCAACAGTGCGGCCCAGGCTCCCCGCTCCATGCAGTGGGCTGTTAGAAACACCCCCAGCCAGAGGGCCACAGGGAGCGCTCCCTCCAGCACGTCAACACCTGCTG cgaGCTCTACAGGCCTCATCTACATCGACCCAACTAACCTGCGTCGCTCTAGTGCCATCAGTTCCAGtgcggcggctgcggcggcaGCCCTTGAGGCCAGCAACTCGAGCAGCTATCTGACATCTGCCAGCAGCCTGGCCCGGGCCTACAGCATCGTCATAAGGCAGATCTCGGACCTCATGAGTCTAATTCCCAAGTACAACCAACAGGTCTACACACAATACCCTGCTGCTGTGAAGCTCACCTACCAGGATGCTGTGAACCTGCAA AACTATGTCGAAGAGAAGCTGATTCCAACCTGGAACTGGATGGTGTCGATCATGGACTCCACCGAGGCTCAGTTGCGATACGGCTCTGCTCTGTCATCGGCTGGAGACCCGGGTCACCCGAGTCACCCGCTCCACGCATCTCAGCACTCTGCTCGCAGGGAGCGTATAACAGCCCGGGAGGAGGCCAGCCTGCGCACCCTTGAGGGacgaag GAGAGCGGCTACCTTGCTGACGGCTCGTCAGGGCATGATGTCGGCGCGGGGCGACTTCCTGAACTACGCGTTGTCCCTCATGCGTTCCCACAACGATGAGCACTCCGATGTGCTGCCCGTGCTGGACGTGTGCTCCCTGAAACACGTGGCCTACGTTTTCCAGGCTCTTATCTACTGGATTAAAGCCATGAACCAGCAGACCACGCTAGACACCCCCCAGATGGACAGGAAGAG GAATCGAGAGATTTTGGAGCTGGGTTTGGACAATGAGGATTCTGAACATGAGAACGACGATGACACCAATCAGA GTTCAACTCTCCAGGACAAGGATGAGGATCCAGTCCCAGCTGAGACGGGTCAGAACCACCCCTTCTTCCGTCGCTCTGACTCCATGACCTTCCTGGGCTGCATCCCACCCAACCCTTTCGATGTTCCCCTGGCTGAGGCCATCCCACTGGCAGACCAGCCTCATCTCCTACAG CCTAATGCCAGGAAGGAGGATCTGTTCGGTCGGCCCTCTCAGGGCTTGTACTCGTCCTCCTACATGGCTACCAAAGGCCTGGCTGACTCAAGCATGGACAGGAACTGCCTGGAGGTAAACATGGGCTCCTCTCTACCCTCCCCCTCTCAG ATCCTGCCCACAAAGATGTCTTACTCAGCCAACCTGAAGAATGTTATGAGTATGGAAACCGGCCAGCGGAGCACTGGGAACGATTCACTGGCCGAGCAGGCGCTCGAGGCTTCAAAACCGGGCCCTTCACCCCATGACCTCGCTGCCCAGCTGAAAAGCAGCCTACTTGCTGAGATTGGCCTCACTGAAAGTGATGGACCCCCCCTCTCAACATTCAG ACCTCACTGTAGTTTCATGGGGATGATGATATCACATGACATGCTGCTCGGCCGCTGGCGTCTGTCACTGGAGCTGTTTGGTCGCGTGTTCATGGAGGACGTCGGAGCCGAACCCGGAtcg ATCCTCACAGAACTAGGTGGCTTTGAGGTAAAGGAATCCAAGTTCCGTCGGGAGATGGAGAAGCTGAGGAACCTGCAGTCCCGTGACCTGGCCCTGGAGGTGGACCGCGATCGGGACCAGCTGATACAGCAGACCATGCGTCAGCTCAACACCCACTTTGGCAGGCGCTGCGCAACCACACCCATGGCTGTGCACAGAGTGAAGGTCACCTTCAAAGATGAGCCGGGGGAAGGCAGCGGTGTGGCCCGCagcttctacacggccatcgcCTTGGCCCTCCTCTCTAACGACAAGCTGCCCAATCTGGACTGTGTTCAGAGTGTCAGCAAGGGCATGCAGGCCAGCAGTACGTGTCATCACGATTACAATTCAA ATCTGATGCAGCGCTTAAGAAACAGAGACCGGGAAAGGGAGCGGAGAAGCGGGGGGCTTCGAGCGGGATCTCGTCGAGACAGAGACAG AGACTCGAGGAGGCAGCTGTCCATAGACACTCGGCCTTTCAGGCCCTCGTCTGAGGGAAACCCCAGTGATGAGCCTGACCCCCTGCCTGCACACAGACAGGCCCTGGGTGAAAGGCTCTACCCACGCGTTCACGCCATGCAACCA gcgTTTGCCAGTAAAATCACTGGCATGTTGCTGGAGCTGTCCCccgcccagctgctgctgctgctcgctaGTGAGGACTCTCTCCGAGCCAGGGTGGAGGAGGCCATGGAGCTTCTCATTGCACATGGAAG GGAAAATGGAGCCGACAGCATATTGGACTTGGGTCTTTTGGAGGCTCCAGAGAAAGCACAA CAGCAGGAAAACCGTAAGCGTCATGGTTCAACGCGCAGTGTGGTTGACATGGAGCTGGATGACCCAGACGATGGGGACGACAACGCCCCTCTCTTCTACCAGCCTGGCAAAAGAGGTTTTTACTCCCCTCGGCCCGGGAAGAACACGGAAGCCCGGTTGAACTGCTTCCGTAACATTGGCAG AATATTGGGCTTATGTCTGCTTCAAAATGAACTCTGTCCAATCACATTGAACAGACATGTCATCAAAGTGCTGCTTGGGAGGAAG GTGAACTGGCATGACTTTGCATTCTTTGACCCGGTCATGTATGAGAGCCTGCGGCAGCTGATCCGCCATTCTCAGGCCGGCGAAGCAGATGCAGTGTTTGCTGCTATGGACCTCGCCTTTGCCATTGACCTCTGCAAAGAGGAAGGAGCTGGACAG GTGGAGCTTCTGTCCGGTGGGGTCAACATGCCAGTGACCCCTCTGAACGTGTACGAGTACGTGAGGAAGTATGCCGAGCACAGAATGCTGGTTGTGGCCGAGCAGCCTCTTCAT GCAATGAGGAAGGGTTTGCTGGATGTACTTCCCAAAAACGCCCTGGAGGACCTGACTGCAGAGGACTTCCGGCTGCTGGTAAACGGCTGTGGAGAAGTCAATGTCCAGATGCTCATTAGCTTCACCTCCTTCAATGATGAATCTG GGGAAAATGCAGACAAACTACTGCAGTTTAAACGCTGGTTTTGGTCCATAGTGGAAAAGATGAGCATGACTGAGAGGCAAGATTTG GTATACTTCTGGACCTCCAGCCCGTCCCTGCCAGCCAGCGAGGAGGGCTTCCAGCCAATGCCCTCCATCACCATCCGGCCTCCAGACGACCAGCACCTCCCCACAGCCAACACCTGCATCTCACGTCTCTACGTGCCACTATATTCTTCAAAACAGATACTCAAACAGAAACTCCTGCTAGCCATTAAGACCAAAAACTTTGGTTTTGTGTAG